Genomic DNA from Heteronotia binoei isolate CCM8104 ecotype False Entrance Well chromosome 8, APGP_CSIRO_Hbin_v1, whole genome shotgun sequence:
TAATTCTagatttttatattgtttttgaaCAAGACACAGAAATATGAACTATGGAGTCATACATATACCAGAGCTTCCCAGCTCAAAAACCAGTTAGATGCAAGTCCAGTGAGAACTGCTATCCATACAAGTTTGAAGAGCTGCTCATTTGTCCATTAAAGCATACAAACAAGCACATCGTACATTATTTAAAAATCAGGAAAGCACCAGCATGCATTTTCTCAACTGCCTCACCACAGTTGAAGGGACTGCCAAGCACTATTAAGAAAAGGCAACAGATTTATCAGATTCTTAGAACAGAAAGAATGAAACTAGGTCAGCTTTACAGTCAAGCCAGGCCAAATACCAGCCAGCGCAAATCACTACAGAAGGATACTGGGTTTTTCAAGCTATTCCATGCCAACACCAAATCCCACCAATATAACAGGAGGGAGCACAACAAAAAtataatgcaagagccacaaaaATTTGCAAACATTAAGTTATATACACACATCAGCCAGAATGCTGTCTCACTGCAGACTCTATGGAAACACTTACAGCATAGTATCATGCCTACTCCCTCATTCATAAACCTTTGATCGGTACTCTCCTCTTTTGGAATTGTCTTTTTCCATTCCCAAATGGAAAGTTCTCATATTCCTAGGCTCAAACTCATTGGTGAAAGCCTTATTGTAATTCTTACCTATTGGGCAAGATGTATGAATGTGTTACTCATTAACAGCCACCTTAGCAAGGCAGATTTGATTTCTCTGCCACATATGCACCTGGTCAGTAATGGTACCTTTAAGCAATCCTTTGTGGTTAACTTCTGAGGGTGCATCCACATATCATTAGATGTTGTGCTGCAGCAATCCAATCTTCCTATGTGGATAAGAGACCTCAGGAAGTGAACAACTACAATAGCAGTACAGCATCGAACCGCATGTGGATACAGCCTGAGAGAAAAGGAAAGTCTTTCCTGGAAAGATGTGCTGGAGTTTAAGGCTGTATGCAACCTGTACCCTCCAGCATCCCTCCAGAGGTGTTTCTAAATCGGGCTTTCTAAACACGCTTTAAGACAGTgcaggaaggtaggtaggtaggtaagttATGGGATGGAGCCTCAGCTGCCGTGTATGCCTGGCCAATCCTGGACCTAAGGTAAAGGATCAAGCAAAATGTTTTCAGCACTGTTTGGGAAAGCAAACAAGTTGAGACTCCTTGTAAACAGAAGAGAGctgtctttctctcctctgtcaCACAGACGACTGAAGGCGGGCGGTGAGCTCCTTCTCACAGAAGAAAGGCAAACCTCAGCAGGAAAAAGAGCGAGAGGGGAATGCGGGTGGGGAGCGTGGGAAAGCCCGAAGCAGTCCAGCCGCGGTCCAGTACCTAATTTCTGGCCCAAGAAGGTCATGCTGTGATAGGCCTTCTCCGCCGCAGCCAGGTGGGCCAGCCCGGCCAGGAGCGAAAGCCAGCTGGCCCCGGCGCTCTTGTTTGCTTCGCGTTCCTTCTCCACATTGTCCTTGGCCTTGTCGTAGGAAAAGATACCTAAGTGAGAGAAGAAGGTCTCCAGCACTGCCTGCTCCACCGGCACAGGCGCACCCAGAGGGACTGACTCCCCCATTCGCCGGCCGCCGCAACACAAACAGACTCCCCGCTCTCGCCTTCCCTCTCGCACACACAACAGTCACATGATGAGGAGGTAAGGGGGAAATTGTGCGCTGCCCCGCCCCTTCCCACTCAGGAACCAATCCCCGGAGCGAGGACCGGGACACCTCATAACCACGTGGGCTAATCAAAGAACGGAACGGAAGAGGAGTTGGGAAAGCGGCAAAGTAACTTTAGGCTGGCCTGCTCCTAGGAGAGATGCAGGAAAGAGTATTCTTCTTGGGCAGTTCCCATTGTcggctttaaaaaaaagggggaggggacaaTCGTATTTATGCCGTTATATAAATGCAAGAAAAAGGAGACCCAAGAGCACGTAAGATCTTACACACTAACATTGCACACTTAAGAGATGAAACAAATTCTGTGGAGGGATATGCACTAAACTGAATAATCTCCCACTGTGTAAACAGATCTTCACGCATTGCAATTGGATCTTAAGGCCATAATGAGTATAATATAGTGAggtctatgcatggcagagtctcagagtaagtgataacaagctcttaaTAGACTTGATATAGGATAGGCTGCATTACAAGACTGCAGATGTGGGCTgctggcccaacttatatacatctctggattcccgcacTAGcatattgggtcattcaaacccgtgggggcttgtgatttgttcccaagttcagtccgcctggctccaatgagcccggcaggaataTCCAAAGTCATCTCTTgaatccacatacataacatccctcccccccttagttCACAAGACCTAGTGAACATAGTCCTTAAAGTATGCAGGCTTGGGGTGCCTTCATGTTGACCACCTGAGCCCTGGAGCTGACGGCGACGCAGTTTCTGCACCAGGCATTCCTGGCGGAGGTCCTGGTGCTGAGGGGGATTCTGCTGGCTGGAGGGGGTCCTCTGCAATCTCTGGCACTGAGGGTGGTCCTGTTTGTTCCGCTGGTGCTGGTACTGGTGTATCTGCGGGCTCTTCCGCTTCCTCCGGCTCGGGTTGTTTCGCCTAGATCCGGCGCCGGGGTGGTTGCATTCTCATCCTCGTCTTCCCTCCCTGGGTGCCCCTCACGCGCATAATTCGTCAATGTGCCGCCTTAAtgtgaatcccccctctgagaTGACTTCGTATATGACGGCCCCAAGTACACGGGATACTtgtgctggtatccatgctggcccttccccaaagtttttggcaaacaccaagtcccctgtgtcgaacccccgGGGAGCCTGGACCACCTCTGGTACATCTTGCAGGTTGGGAGCGCAGTCCGGGAGGGTTGTCAGCTGCCAGCCCATGAGAAGTTCTGTTGGGCTGCAGTTGGTGATTGTACTGGAGGTGGAATATTGCACTAGGAGGCACTCGGCGAGGCGcgcttcccactccccatatatgATGCAGCGGAGTGTTTCCTTCGTAGCCCGCATCATTCTTTCCGCTTGGCCGTtagtggctgggtggaagggggccgaccttatgtgttttattaaattccggccacagaaatcctgaaacttggCAGAGGTGAAGGTCGTCCCATTATCGGATACCAAcgtgtctgggaggccatgtgtggcaaaaaccctgcggAGCGCCCCTAATGCCACCCAAGAAGAGGTTGAGGCTACTGGCAGTACCTCTAACCATTTGGAataggagtccacaatgaggaagaatatatgcccctggaagggccccgcgaagtcgaggtgcaggtgggaccaggggttgtgagtggactcccactgttgggctccCACGGGGAGCTGTTGGTATGCCTtcaccaaattaaaaaaaaaaaattgctcccaCTAAGGATGCTAACATGTGGCTCACCACCTGAACGGGGTATGCATGGCCTTGTAACGCCTTATTAATCATGCATTTATAGTCAGCACATATGCAtatgctgccattgggtttgatcggggttactatgggagtctcccacttcGCATTGgcgactggttccagaaccccttgggccacgaGGCGGTCAAGCTCCTCTACGATCTTTGGCCTAAGAGCTAGTGGCACACTcctggccttcagccatatggACTGCACATTGGGATCCAGTTGTAAGGCCCCAGTGTATGTCCCCAAAGTCTCGTCAAAAACCCCGGGGAACTCTGCATACCATTTGAAAATCTCTTTGAATGGGGATGTAATGGATCCCCGTCACTTGGATGCCCAGGGCCTGGAACCAGGATCGAcctagaaggctgcacagatCACCCTATACCACGATGAGGGGGAGCTCGCCCTTGAACTTTCTGTACCTAATGTGGACCTGGCCCACTCCCTGGACTGCAACCTCCCGCTTTTGGAAGTCCCGGACAATGAATGAGGTTGGTTTTAACTGAGCTTTCCCCCCAGGGCACATCTCCCTGAAAGTGCGGGCCGAAACGACCGTCTGGCCCGCcccggagtctacctccattttgcaggacttgccttccatgaacacagtcacgtAATATTTATCCAGGAAGGggatgggcaactggcatacctgggtcgtCGAcatggtgagtgcctggatgtcgtccATGAGTGCGACCTCATGGCGGCGGCCATTCTGTTGGCGAGGAAGTTTTCCTGGGCACAGCGCCGCCAACCGGCACACCTGAGCTTTGTGCCCAGCCTTCCTGCATGTATGGCAGGTTATGCGCCTGAACTTGCATGTGCGCTGCTcatgtggctccccacagctggcgcaagTCTTGGGGGTGGTCGATTCCGTCGCTCGTGGCCTCGGCTTTTGTTGGCCCACCTGGTGCAGCTTGAGGGCATCATCTCCGTCTGAGTCGTCCGATTCTGTGGCTGGTCGCAGCTGGTGAGCACTGGTTCCTGGGTGGCAGACCTTCTCCTTTTGCGCATCCTTGGCTGCGGTGGCTATTTGTAGGCCCTTCTCCAAGGTCGGCTTTGATTCCATCGTGATTTTTCGATGTGCCTTCATGTCCCTGAGGCCATGAGTGAACTTCATGAGCAGGGCCTCTTCCAGTTGTGTACCATACTCCGCTTTCCTGCCCTGGTCTCTCAGGCGGGCTAGGAAGGTTGCGACGGTCTCATtcggctcctggaagctgtcgagaaactgtagcttccgggtgaggagagtaggcttcGGGATGAAATGGCCGGTCAGCGCCTCAATGATCTTGTCGAAGGTAGATGCCTCAAGGGTCTCCGGCGCGACCAGACTCTCTGCTAGCTGTAGTGTGGCGAtgctgcagttgctcagcaggatgtcCTTCTTGATTTCGTGTTCATCATCCTTGATTTTCTGCGCCacaaggtggtacttgagtcttttgacccaggcttcccaggccttgggctgtgccatgtcgaactccggaatggagttttgtgatccagatGCGGCGGCCATGATTGGGCTGGGTGGCAGTGCCTCTAGCGCGGCAGTGCTGGAGCTCGCTGAGCTTGGCGGTGCTGCGTTGCCCTGGACCTTGCTCAtctggatcccaccttcgtcaccactataatatagtgggttctatgcattgcagagtctcagagtaagtgataggaaaggaaaggtcccctatgcaagcatcagtcgtttccgactctgggatgacattgctttcatgttttcacagcagactttttatggggtgatttgccattgccttccccagtcatttacgtcttccccccagcaagctcggaaggatggaaggctgagtcaaccttcagctggctacctgaaaacccagcttccactggggatcgaactcaggttgtgagcagagcttaggactgtagtactgcagctttaacactctgcgccatggggcttatAAGTGacaacaagctctttaatagataTGATATAGATAGACTACATTACAAGAGTGCGGATGGGGCCTGCCGGCCCAATTTATATACATGTCTGgattcccgcgctagcacatcattgggtcattcaaaccggtgggggcttgtgattggtctagggctgcagggatttggatcctgcagccctttgttcccaagttcaGTCTGCCAGGCTCCAATGAGTCCGACGGGAATAtccagtcttctcttgagtccacatacataacattgaGCTAGGAGAAAATATTCTATTTTGTTTTCCATTATTTATTGCCCATCCTTTTTATTGAAGTTGGATGGCAACTTTAGATTCTCCTTTTCATACTGGGCTGAGGTAAAACTTGTTGAGTACTACTACTATTTATACGTATTTAGCAAGGAAAGAGAGTAGAGTTCCTTTGCAGATGAGTTCCAAAAACTACAATAAGGCCACAGATTCAAGAAAGCAGTTTACAAGCAGCGTTCCAAGCTGCACATGAACTgtgttttagcctccaactcacacattttgtcttagctcaggaaaaatggacccagaacacaactagtagctcacaactttaatgccagtagctcacaaagtagactttttgctcacccGACTCCAGAATATTGtttacaaggaaaggaaaggtttcctgtgcatgcagcagtcgcttccgactctgggatgacgttgctttcacgttttcacgacagactttttatggggtagtttgccattgcattccccagtcatctatgctttccccccagcaagctgggtactcattttactgacctcggctacctgaaaacccagcttctgttggggatcgaattcaggttgtgagcagaacttagggctgcagtactgcagctttaacactctgtgccatggggctctttgttTATAAGGGGTCCCACTTAAAAAACATTTGAGGACCATTATCACAGCAGCATGTATCCataccatgggtggccaaactgtggctttcacACACATTGGCTGATAccagacaggcattttggggcGGCAGGGAGGCGGCTTGAGttgggatggctcaaaaagagctgtcttGGTGCCTCCCCACACTCACCCGCATGCCACCAGTATCCCGTCTGTGAGGCAGCTGGGCGCTGCCACACAGGAAGGCGACTCAGAAGCCAGCCTCTtttgggggttttgggggggggggtgctggtgcACATGAGCACACCAGCGCTCTTAGTTTCATTAAAAAAATGGAACAGTTTGGGGCAGCTTGACAGCTCCAGACTACCAAGCTGCCTCCTGTGCACCCTTCCCCCTCCAGACGGCAATGGGGCGACTGATggccggctcaaatatttgctaccactttcaaagtggtagctatTTGAGCCGGGTGGAGCAGCCTGAAGGACAGGGTGAGTGCAGGCTGAGGACCCCTGGCAGATGTTTgcatgcagggatttttttggctgacttcagaggcgtctctggcCCAGTGTTTTCTGTATcagccattgtgtggctcttgaaatccCCACCAtgccattggctagcttggagtgcatttaaagttgctttctttctacctctccctcctcccatctatttgcttgcttccttccctgCAGCTCAAAcatgaagttcatgtcttgcagctctcagacatttgatgtttattctatgcaaatttggccacctctgacccAAACTGTCCCCAAATCACTGTCCTAATTCTGCTTTTTGGGATAGCATCAAAATGCTGTATGAGATAATAAACTTTTTCAGAATTCAGCTCCTTCAAAAGCACTTCTGAAAATTAAATAAGTACTAACATTGTACTTTTTTCACTCTTCCCCATTGCTGCAAGTGGTGAGGAATTCTAGGGTCTgatctacctgcaagtattcccCTTGGGGTTGAGAGAAAGCACTGCCATTTGTGTCATTTTTATATTTGCTCTATGTATAAATTAAGAGCACAGATGAAAGCAGAGGCACTCTTAAAGAGCTCAACTCACTGTGCCCCTCTACTTGTTCCCCAGAATTTAACAATGCTGTAGGTAAGTACATGAACACAATCTCTGGGGAGCCTTCTTGTAACAATTCCCCTCTCCCCAATCAGATGCTACGGACTGTTAATTCTTTTGCCATAGCCGGAGGCTTCAGATTAATCAGACATGAAATCCACAGCAAGATCTCATCTTGTAAGTACATGTGAATATTGACATCTAAGTAGGGGTATGAAGCCTTTATGATTTGAGTGCCCACCACATCAACCTGTGAAGATGCTGGTCTTCTGACGAACCAAAGTAGGAGGGGGAGAGGGTTGCACTTGTATGCACAATTCGGAACAAGTAGTGGTCTTGTCAGCATCTCAAGGGTCCCACAGGCAAAGAATCAGCCAAACAAAACCTGAATGCCAATAAAATCTGATTTTAAATCACCAAAGGGCAGGCTGTTGAACAGTAACTGAACACACCAGAGAGCAAGTTGGAATAACTGTAAAAGGGAGTTTAGAATCCAACCGCCAGCTGTTACATAAAAAAAGGTTATAAGCCTGTTGCTCTCTTCAGCCGTCAAATGTTGAAAGGTATGGAAAAGACAGCTGTGTGGGAAACTGTCTAAAATCAGTTGAAAGCTAACTGTTACATTATTATTTCATCATTTTTATCCTGCATTCTCTAATATGCTTTGTCTCTAACCTTGGATCTATGAATTCTATGGCAGGAATGGAGAAAACAGCACCAAAAACTTTTGAAATGATGCTGTTGGGGATCTTCCAAGATATAACACCAGTACTTATTGTTCTtacctgtttaattttaatgtattgttataactctgaattgtaggtttttattgttattactgtatgttgtgaTTCACCCTGAACccgtttatgggaaagggtggaatataagcccacTAAATAAATAACACTTGCTTATGCTCTCCCTGTGAACTGAGAGAAAACCAACAGCCCAGTTTAAAACAGGAATAACGTTTTAGAAATTGTCTACAAGCAAAGCAGCAAGCGCTGTTAGCACTAAGCTGTGGAAAGCAGTATAACAGTAATAATGCCTGCACCTTGCTGGTTCTATCCCTGGTGTCTGGCAGGGGAAAGGAGATGCAGCCTAGGTTTTACTCTAAAATGGCAACCAACAATCAAGTGTTCAAAAAGAACTTTATTGAAATTCAGAGCACATGAATTAAGCCTGTGTTCAGAAGAACGTGTTTGGTCTCTTTGTGGTGAAACGCGGCTTGTGCTGGCGACGCAGAACTCTGTGTGGCAGGGGGAACTTAATTTTAGAATCCTGTAGGTAGAAGAACAAAGATGAGTGAAATATTTATCAGCTAACTGACAAAATTAAGTTTTCAACCATCATGCaaccttttaaaaaagtaaataataatattaattgAATATCAACAGGTACACAGGATATGTTTACATCAAAGTCATTACCTGATACTTTGGAACAATTCCTGTTTGATATTAATATACTTATATCAAAGGGTATTTCTGATTTATGGAAACTATTTTACAGACATCACAGGGATTAAATATATTCCACCTTCAAATTTTGTAGGTTGTCAAAAGCATATATTTAACTTTGTTCTACATACATGGAATTGCTTGACAGCTGGTCTGCGGCATTTGCTAGCAGCAATCTCCTCAACCTTCATAATCTGAATTGAATGAGCACGGGCTCTATGGCGGGCACCCATATCACGATCTGCAATATACCAGACAATTGTGCACTATTTGAGCAAAAGGGACCAGAAACAGATCTATGGCATGGTATCAGGACATCCATTGATGTTTGCCTGTGGCACCTTAAATTTCACTTTCAAAGACACATCAGATCTTGAAAGGCGACAAGGTACACTTTATATATGCACACATGACAAGAACATTTTATTAAAAACAATGCTCTTTGGGTTTGTATGCAAGATTCATAACAATTTTATGGTTTACATTATGCTTAAATATTTCATTATGTAAAACTGTGTAAAGTTTCCAAGAACAAAAAAAATAGTTTATGGAAAATAATAATAGTTACTTTCAGTAAACAGCACAGATGATAATTTTCACCATCATACTAATTTAGTGGCAAGCAGTCTCTGCACCATAGTACAACTGTGGATTACTTTAATCTTAGAGTTCAGTTCCAACTATAAAAGTATTCCCAATGGCCATTTGTTTCATTTAAGAGCCAAAAAGGCTAGGAAAGAGCTGCAATTTCATTGCAAAGCTGTCACCGTTGTTTATACTTACATTTCTCAACATAGCAACTTAATGAATTTTCTAAATCCAAGTGAAAATTTATAAAAGGAGCTAAAGAATAGATTTCAATTATTCTACAAATATGTTTTGAGTTTGGGTCATTGAAACTGACTGTTGCAGTTTCAACAATCTTTATAAAGGAACCTTCTTACACCACCATGTGAAAAATGGTGCTCTTCTATATAAAAGCAACCACTTTTGTATACAGTACTGGTCTCCCATTCTCAAAAAAGGGTATCCAAGAACTGAAAAGAGGAAACCAAAATGATCAAAAGACCAGAAAACTGAAAGGGGAGAATGCAATACAActttataaaattaataaaagagaGGAGAAAGACAGAGAGGATGTTTTCTTTTCCTAAAACACTAGAAATCAGTGGCATTTGATGAAACTCACAGGCAGTAGATTCAGGTCAAAATACTTCTCCAAACAATGCAGTTAATTTGCAGACCACAATACCATGGAATGTGTGATGATGGCAACTTAGATGGACCAGAAAAGGTCACAAACAGGTCCATGATGGTGAAATGCATTCTCTGTGGTCAGAAGTAGCATAACAGTGAACACTGCTCCAGGGGGAGATGCTTTGGCCTGGATACTTGAGGGCCTTCCAGAGGATCAGGCTGGCCACCATGGGAAAGAGGTTACTGAACTAGGGACAACTGGTTTGATCAAGTAGAGCCTATAGGTTTTTAACTAATCCTAAACACAATGGGAAGTATTCTACCACCTGCACACTGAGTGTAGATTTccactgcttttgttttcctccaACAAACACTTCTGACCCCTGCAAGGTAATTCTTCCTCACTGCAGCCTCCCAATTCACATGCATTTTTTGCTTACATGTTTCCATGCATCATCTCTCTGGGGAGCAAAAGGACTGCTGGACAAACCAGATGTGGGGAAATCCATAGCCACTAACACCATATAGTAGCCCAGTGGACTGAATCCAAAGACTGCCCCTTTGCTTGCAGAAAGACTCCTTTGGATTCAACCCATTACCATAAAGTAAAGTCCATTAAGACCCAAGAATCTGCTTCCATTGAACATTGTTTACACTCAGTGTGCAAAATGCTGTGGTTtaagaaaaatctttttttttgggggggggggggagagaatctttAAATAACTATATACACAACTCAAACCATATAGTTCACatactttaaaaacatttcacCAGCCACAGTTTAGACTTTCACATTTCCACTATTGCTACTAAACAGGCAGATTTCACGTTACATTACAGGTCTGTTTAGTTCATCATTCCAATGACTGAGAGCGGGGACTGTGgcacagtggcagagcatctacttggcatacagaaagtcccaggttcaatccctggcatctccagttaaaaggaccaggcagtagatgttgtgaaagacttccacctgagaccccagagaggcgctgccagtctgtgcagaaaatacagactttgatggactgatggtctaattcagtacaaGGCAAATTCATGTGTTTATGTGAAATGAAAAGCAACTGATTTTAACACACAATTCAGCCATATCTCAGTCATAGCTGTAAAAGCTATGGCTATGAAATCGTATTAGTTGAATACAAAAATATGCAGAAATGAATGTTTAATACAAAGAAGATACACACTCATGCTGTGGAATCTGTGTTTTACAGCATCAACAAGAAATTTGGAATGCCAAACGCTGTCTACTTACAGCACTGTGTAACAGCTCCAGCAGTTGTCAGATCTCTGTATTCCCTGTACATGTTGTGAGTTCCACTACGAGAATCATACCGCAGCCAGATACCAAAGTTTTTCACTTTCAGGGGAGACTTCTCATAAACCTATGGTTAATCAACATCAAAGGAATGCAATTTTTAGAAACCACCAGTTTCATGTAAAAGAGCCAACAAGTGGCCTAGAATTAATTAGCTAACTGTACACTGTTGTACAAAGAAAAGATTTCTGAAAGTGCTAGACATGGAGCCTCATTGTTCTGTTAAGTGTAAATTGTACATTACTTCCCTACTtctctccaccctctccaggataCACCATTTTAGAATACTTCATACTGCTTTAAAATCACAGCATCAGTTATCTTTTCCAATACGACACAACAATTGCCAAGCCAAGCTATCTGCTTTTCAAAGTATGTATGTTCTAAATATGAGAAATTTCCATGTATCAATCACAACTCATTATGCAATCTATTTTCCACAAACACATCTCATTATTTTGAACAAACATCTATACTATGCTCAGATCATGAAGTAGTGAGGTGAATGGAAATTGTTAACAT
This window encodes:
- the RPL18A gene encoding large ribosomal subunit protein eL20, coding for MKASGTLREYKVVGRCLPTPKCPTPPLYRMRIFAPNHVVAKSRFWYFVSQLKKIKKSSGEIVYCGQVYEKSPLKVKNFGIWLRYDSRSGTHNMYREYRDLTTAGAVTQCYRDMGARHRARAHSIQIMKVEEIAASKCRRPAVKQFHDSKIKFPLPHRVLRRQHKPRFTTKRPNTFF